In Finegoldia magna ATCC 53516, a genomic segment contains:
- a CDS encoding AEC family transporter, whose protein sequence is MVDYTQLYLTIINLFCLILIGFLLRKFKIADENTMTGLNKLIFNVFFPLKIMMSFYKVDFGQNLSVKYLVYLNVVFLFHIFLTYFLAKITNKDKSYVVLEANAMSRGNFIIMSFPILSVLFGDEGIVMAGAITGISQFFYNFYTVSMYEGLVGENNSKKKLFINVVKTPLMIGLFVGIFLYVTKVNLFFLETPLRSLGDIAGTLALVTMGYGLNFRIDFKEIKSIMKVSIVKLLVLPLTGLFIGKIFGLSEIQKVVALILFGAPTAVNTYVFAKRYRQDDSLAGYYVVSTTILYLFTLILLIKLI, encoded by the coding sequence TTGGTAGATTATACGCAGTTGTATTTGACTATAATTAATTTGTTCTGTTTGATTTTGATTGGGTTTTTGCTTAGAAAATTTAAAATAGCAGATGAAAATACTATGACGGGACTTAACAAGCTGATTTTTAATGTGTTTTTCCCTCTTAAAATTATGATGAGTTTTTACAAGGTGGATTTTGGGCAAAATCTCAGTGTAAAATATCTTGTTTATTTAAATGTAGTGTTTTTATTTCACATTTTTCTTACTTATTTTTTGGCGAAAATTACCAACAAGGACAAATCTTATGTTGTACTGGAAGCAAATGCTATGAGTAGGGGCAATTTCATAATAATGTCGTTTCCAATATTGAGTGTTTTGTTTGGAGATGAAGGGATTGTCATGGCAGGTGCAATTACAGGAATAAGTCAGTTTTTCTATAATTTCTACACTGTAAGCATGTACGAAGGATTGGTTGGAGAAAATAATTCAAAGAAAAAACTGTTCATAAATGTAGTGAAGACTCCGTTGATGATTGGACTTTTCGTAGGAATATTTTTGTATGTAACTAAGGTTAATTTGTTTTTCTTGGAAACTCCTTTGAGAAGTTTGGGGGATATTGCAGGAACATTGGCTTTGGTGACTATGGGATATGGTTTGAATTTTAGAATAGATTTTAAAGAAATTAAATCGATTATGAAGGTTTCCATTGTAAAACTTTTGGTTCTTCCTTTGACAGGATTATTTATCGGGAAAATTTTCGGATTGTCTGAAATTCAAAAGGTTGTTGCGTTGATTTTATTCGGAGCTCCTACGGCTGTTAATACTTATGTTTTCGCAAAAAGATATCGCCAAGATGACTCATTGGCAGGGTATTATGTTGTGAGTACGACAATTTTGTATTTGTTCACTTTAATACTTTTAATTAAGCTGATTTAG
- a CDS encoding ABC transporter ATP-binding protein — protein MLEIKDLNKSYGENEVLKDLNLKLDKPGIYALVGPNGIGKTTLMDIISDLTKYDSGEIKINDVDNKNPEIFKHLSYARSLDMLYDNLTGLDHFIFAKNSRHVSDEKFEEVLNIFKVHNFMKRKVSTYSLGQKQKTLLTYFFMGDYDIYIMDEPVTGLDPTSVILLRNYLLKLKDDGKIVVLSSHTLSEVDKLTDDVMFLVDKKIAFENLSEISKEQYKVVTSDSENKRIVNIVAKNELDDSLKKFISDGLIIDSIEKSDYTTEDRYIELYTK, from the coding sequence ATGCTTGAGATTAAAGATCTGAACAAATCTTACGGTGAAAACGAAGTGTTAAAGGATTTGAATTTGAAATTAGATAAACCTGGGATTTACGCGTTAGTTGGACCAAATGGTATTGGTAAGACTACTCTGATGGATATAATTTCTGATTTGACGAAGTACGATTCAGGTGAGATTAAGATTAATGATGTAGATAATAAAAATCCGGAGATTTTCAAGCATTTATCCTATGCAAGAAGCTTGGATATGCTGTATGATAACTTGACAGGGTTGGATCATTTTATTTTCGCAAAGAACTCACGCCATGTTTCTGATGAAAAGTTTGAAGAGGTGTTGAATATTTTTAAGGTTCATAATTTTATGAAGAGGAAAGTTAGCACTTATTCTCTGGGTCAAAAGCAAAAAACTTTGTTGACGTATTTTTTCATGGGGGATTATGATATCTACATTATGGACGAGCCTGTAACTGGATTGGATCCTACGAGCGTTATTTTGTTGAGAAATTATCTTCTGAAATTAAAAGATGATGGCAAGATAGTTGTGTTGTCCTCTCATACATTGTCAGAGGTGGACAAATTAACAGATGATGTAATGTTTCTGGTGGATAAAAAAATAGCGTTTGAAAATTTGTCAGAGATTTCTAAGGAACAATACAAGGTTGTAACCTCCGATAGTGAAAACAAAAGAATCGTCAATATTGTGGCTAAGAATGAGCTGGATGATTCTTTGAAGAAATTTATCTCTGATGGTTTGATTATAGACTCGATTGAGAAATCAGATTACACTACAGAGGACAGATATATTGAATTGTACACAAAATAA
- a CDS encoding ABC transporter permease: MFELKKFYKSLIFPVVVIIFCVYSFVTLNSIKYEYTDQDYAYFIQTRNNFENTMMESFAFSKSTDNKEEQQKYLDFSKMNFNSLQYIKPLEYDVSMLMEETKSAKYSSKTEHNFYNELLSQYDEIKSFKKQNNLNKLEMDIMFRELDPYFNLIRDEINRYGFYTTSNNFSFFKSFGFLMENVMNDIFLCVVFLIAVFANEMNFKSLKLDTISVSSKKLVFARLVKYVVFFAVVILSMIVGNIIYSVVNGFPMGSANDMILKSVTDLKINSPITMNVNSMVLALKYIGTGFLIYSIAMILYEIFRRYMKQSLSIIAVLSIYWIISFISRKYDLSFSLNSFHNFGNVSILVPILFLLMTFCLIIVNNNRYKFIYHNFSKTYSKIDIKNILQLDFAKIMRSKLYKYFCVLTVVVAVFFCFNTIKYKNIKSRDDLQTIDSEIESAKINVHNNPKDKGFKQTLINLENFKKSYVNRANNPTEYYINMFHYLNSKWGFDVEWIDPSTSRSNENRVNYFMDNNLKPDSSYELVSNEIEQSLLSNKKLSLYITKQHYTTEQKGLIGNVISMYENGIIPAFTLVICLMFTLEFKKERSNGTLKLAFVNEWKKDVWKSKQINSFVLSAGMYAVILAISMIIGLFNGGLGEKLYPVFCYDYSYNGVVEGVFRASSGFILPMILINILIILLVVSFSNMMTTFIKNETVNIIATTLFIVLGIIISYFGTLGKFFLLNPFSSLDSLMILKGGYNYLNEFSFSNPIYNVVMIVFYIIVFNLISMKRMKGDINA; this comes from the coding sequence ATGTTTGAACTGAAAAAATTTTACAAGTCGTTAATTTTTCCTGTTGTAGTTATTATTTTTTGTGTGTATTCTTTTGTAACATTAAACAGCATAAAATATGAATATACTGATCAAGATTATGCATATTTTATACAAACTAGGAATAATTTTGAAAACACAATGATGGAGTCTTTTGCATTCTCAAAATCAACTGATAACAAAGAAGAACAGCAGAAATATTTGGATTTTAGCAAGATGAATTTTAATTCTTTACAATACATAAAACCTTTGGAATACGATGTGAGTATGTTGATGGAAGAAACAAAATCTGCAAAGTATTCCTCAAAGACAGAGCATAATTTCTACAATGAATTATTGAGCCAATATGATGAGATAAAATCATTCAAAAAACAAAACAACTTAAACAAGTTGGAGATGGATATAATGTTTAGAGAATTAGATCCTTATTTTAATTTGATTCGTGATGAAATTAACAGATATGGATTCTACACTACATCCAACAATTTTAGTTTTTTCAAATCTTTTGGTTTCCTAATGGAAAATGTCATGAATGATATTTTCTTGTGTGTGGTTTTTCTGATAGCTGTATTTGCTAATGAGATGAATTTTAAAAGTCTAAAATTAGACACTATTTCAGTTAGTTCCAAAAAATTAGTATTTGCAAGGCTTGTAAAGTATGTCGTATTCTTTGCGGTTGTAATCTTATCAATGATTGTGGGCAATATTATTTATTCTGTAGTCAATGGATTTCCAATGGGAAGTGCGAACGATATGATATTAAAATCTGTAACAGACCTTAAGATTAATTCGCCTATAACAATGAATGTAAACTCAATGGTACTTGCTTTAAAATACATCGGTACGGGATTTTTAATTTACAGCATTGCGATGATTTTGTATGAGATTTTCAGAAGATACATGAAACAAAGTCTATCAATTATAGCTGTTTTATCGATTTACTGGATAATTTCTTTTATTTCAAGAAAATATGATCTATCGTTTAGTCTAAATAGTTTTCATAATTTTGGTAATGTTTCAATATTAGTGCCAATTTTATTTCTATTAATGACTTTTTGTTTAATCATTGTAAACAATAACAGATACAAGTTTATTTATCACAATTTTTCAAAAACATACTCGAAAATCGATATCAAAAATATTTTGCAATTAGATTTTGCCAAAATTATGAGAAGCAAATTATATAAGTATTTTTGTGTACTAACTGTAGTGGTAGCTGTGTTTTTCTGTTTTAATACTATAAAATACAAAAACATAAAATCAAGGGATGATTTACAAACTATTGACAGTGAGATTGAAAGTGCAAAGATTAATGTTCACAACAATCCAAAAGACAAAGGATTCAAGCAAACACTAATTAATTTGGAAAATTTCAAAAAATCTTATGTTAACAGAGCTAATAATCCCACAGAATATTACATTAATATGTTCCATTATTTGAATTCTAAATGGGGATTTGATGTAGAATGGATAGATCCAAGTACTTCTCGATCTAATGAGAATAGGGTGAATTATTTTATGGATAACAATTTAAAGCCCGATTCAAGTTATGAACTTGTTAGTAATGAGATAGAACAAAGTTTATTATCTAATAAAAAACTAAGCTTGTATATAACAAAACAACACTATACTACTGAACAAAAAGGACTTATAGGCAATGTTATATCTATGTATGAAAATGGGATTATTCCAGCCTTTACGTTGGTTATTTGCTTGATGTTTACTCTTGAATTTAAAAAGGAAAGGTCTAATGGAACTTTGAAGTTGGCTTTTGTGAATGAATGGAAAAAAGATGTCTGGAAATCAAAGCAGATTAATTCGTTTGTATTATCTGCGGGAATGTATGCTGTGATTTTGGCAATTAGTATGATAATAGGATTATTTAATGGAGGACTTGGTGAGAAATTGTATCCAGTGTTCTGCTACGATTACAGTTATAACGGTGTAGTAGAGGGTGTGTTCAGGGCATCTAGTGGTTTCATTTTGCCAATGATTTTGATAAATATTTTGATAATTTTACTTGTGGTTAGTTTTTCAAATATGATGACCACATTCATCAAGAATGAAACTGTGAATATAATTGCTACAACTTTATTTATTGTTTTAGGAATAATTATTAGCTATTTTGGAACTTTGGGTAAGTTTTTCCTATTAAATCCATTTAGTTCTTTGGATAGTTTGATGATTTTGAAAGGCGGATACAATTATTTGAATGAGTTTAGTTTTTCTAATCCGATATATAATGTGGTAATGATTGTATTTTATATTATAGTGTTTAATTTGATATCAATGAAAAGGATGAAGGGGGATATTAATGCTTGA